From the Maioricimonas rarisocia genome, one window contains:
- the cobA gene encoding uroporphyrinogen-III C-methyltransferase, which translates to MNTKQVGKVYLVGAGPGDPGLLTLKGLRCLQEADHVLYDGLVNPILLRHTSANAERTARTGRGAGRHLDQEEINRQLIAAAQEGKTVVRLKGGDPFIFGRGSEEAAALAEAGIPYEIVPGITAATAAGEYAGISLTHRAHASAVAFITGHEDPSKPKSALDYEVLARFPGTLVFYMGLHQLPRLASALIAAGKSADTPAAVVSRATTPHQRTVEAPLGDLPTAVKEAGVPAPSLIIIGDCVEHRRQIAWFENRPLLGRRVGVTRPEHQAAPQINRLFELGAEPVLLPAIQILPPESWDEIDAALETLDHYDWIVFTSANGVASLLDRLWERGGDIRALGYARTAAIGSATADAMRERHLQPDLVPDEFRAEALADALAPHVAGKRVLWARANRGRDVLPNELRAAGAHLDELVVYRNLDIEQLPEEAVEAITEGRLDWIGLSSPSIAHSLSGLLPATAREQLGTSVRLAAISPVTAEAAKEEGLPVAAVAAEFTWDGIFDAIVEAEREAPTGGTS; encoded by the coding sequence ATGAATACAAAGCAGGTCGGCAAGGTGTATCTGGTCGGAGCGGGGCCCGGCGACCCGGGACTGCTCACTCTCAAGGGCCTGCGGTGCCTGCAGGAAGCCGACCATGTTCTGTACGACGGGCTGGTTAACCCGATCCTGCTGCGCCACACCAGCGCCAATGCCGAACGAACGGCCCGCACCGGACGGGGTGCCGGGCGCCACCTCGACCAGGAGGAAATCAATCGTCAGCTGATTGCCGCGGCACAGGAAGGAAAAACCGTCGTGCGGCTCAAAGGCGGCGATCCGTTTATCTTTGGTCGGGGCAGCGAAGAAGCCGCGGCACTGGCCGAGGCCGGTATTCCCTACGAGATTGTGCCCGGCATCACGGCAGCCACTGCCGCCGGCGAGTACGCCGGCATCTCGCTGACGCATCGCGCTCACGCCTCGGCCGTCGCCTTCATTACCGGGCACGAAGACCCGTCGAAACCAAAGTCGGCCCTCGACTACGAAGTGCTCGCCCGCTTTCCCGGCACGCTGGTGTTCTATATGGGACTGCATCAGTTGCCTCGGCTCGCTTCCGCACTCATCGCAGCGGGCAAGTCGGCAGACACCCCGGCTGCCGTCGTGTCCCGCGCGACGACGCCCCACCAGCGCACCGTGGAAGCACCACTCGGCGACCTTCCCACTGCCGTGAAGGAAGCGGGCGTCCCCGCTCCGTCACTGATCATCATCGGAGACTGCGTCGAGCACCGGCGACAGATCGCCTGGTTCGAGAACCGCCCCCTGCTCGGTCGGCGCGTTGGCGTCACGCGACCGGAACATCAAGCCGCACCGCAGATCAACCGCCTGTTCGAACTGGGAGCCGAGCCGGTCCTGCTCCCGGCTATACAGATCCTGCCTCCGGAATCATGGGATGAAATCGACGCTGCGCTCGAGACGCTTGACCACTATGACTGGATCGTCTTTACCAGTGCCAACGGCGTCGCTTCGCTACTCGACCGGCTGTGGGAACGGGGAGGAGATATCCGGGCACTGGGGTACGCCCGGACCGCCGCCATCGGGTCGGCAACTGCGGACGCCATGCGTGAACGTCACCTCCAGCCGGATCTCGTGCCGGACGAGTTTCGCGCCGAAGCACTTGCGGACGCCCTCGCACCTCACGTGGCCGGCAAGCGTGTGCTGTGGGCTCGCGCGAACCGGGGACGGGACGTCCTGCCGAATGAGCTGCGGGCGGCCGGAGCTCATCTGGACGAACTCGTCGTCTACCGCAACCTCGACATCGAGCAATTGCCGGAAGAAGCGGTCGAGGCCATCACGGAAGGCCGACTCGACTGGATCGGTTTGAGCAGTCCTTCGATCGCCCACAGCCTGAGCGGCCTGCTTCCTGCAACGGCACGCGAGCAGCTTGGCACGTCGGTTCGGCTTGCGGCCATCAGCCCTGTAACGGCCGAGGCAGCGAAAGAAGAAGGGCTCCCCGTCGCGGCCGTCGCAGCCGAGTTCACCTGGGACGG